From Ailuropoda melanoleuca isolate Jingjing chromosome 8, ASM200744v2, whole genome shotgun sequence, a single genomic window includes:
- the LOC100476850 gene encoding LOW QUALITY PROTEIN: olfactory receptor 52R1 (The sequence of the model RefSeq protein was modified relative to this genomic sequence to represent the inferred CDS: inserted 2 bases in 1 codon; substituted 1 base at 1 genomic stop codon), producing the protein MMLASENSSSQPASFILLGIPGLENYHFWIAFPLCAMYLVAIVGNIIVLHIVRTDHTLHEPMYLFLAMLAITDLTLSSSTQPKMLAILWFHAHEIEYHACLIQVFFIHAFSSVESGLLMAMALDCYVAICFPLHHATILTXAVVGKLGAAVMMRGLLWVSPFCFMVSGMPFCPSHVIPQSYCEHMAVLKLVCADTRINRAYGLFVAFSVVGFDIIVISLSYVMILRTVLRLPSDEARLKAFGTCASHICVILXLFIPALFTFLTHRFGHHVPRVVHIMFANLYLLVPPMLNPIIYGVRTKQIRDRVIQGCCGKDP; encoded by the exons ATGATGCTGGCTTCAGAGAATAGCTCTTCACAACCTGCGTCCTTCATCCTACTTGGGATCCCAGGACTTGAGAATTACCACTTTTGGATTGCCTTTCCTCTCTGTGCCATGTATCTTGTGGCTATAGTTGGCAATATCATTGTCCTTCATATAGTCCGAACTGACCACACTCTGCATGAGCCCATGTACCTCTTTCTAGCCATGCTGGCTATCACCGATCTgaccctctcctcttccacccaACCTAAAATGCTGGCTATACTCTGGTTTCACGCTCATGAGATTGAATACCATGCCTGCCTCATCCAGGTCTTCTTCATCCACGCCTTTTCCTCTGTGGAGTCTGGGCTGCTCATGGCTATGGCCTTGGACTGTTATGTGGCTATCTGCTTCCCACTCCACCACGCTACTATCCTAACCTGAGCTGTGGTGGGTAAACTGGGAGCAGCTGTGATGATGAGAGGGTTGCTGTGGGTGAGTCCCTTCTGCTTCATGGTCTCTGGGATGCCCTTCTGCCCCAGCCACGTCATTCCGCAGTCGTACTGTGAGCAC ATGGCTGTGCTGAAGCTGGTGTGTGCAGATACTAGAATCAATCGTGCCTATGGGCTCTTTGTGGCCTTCTCTGTGGTTGGCTTTGATATCATTGTCATCAGTTTATCCTATGTGATGATTCTGAGAACTGTTCTGAGGTTGCCCTCTGATGAAGCCCGGCTCAAGGCTTTTGGCACATGTGCTTCCCATATCTGTGTCATCTT GCTTTTTATCCCAGCCCTCTTTACCTTCCTCACCCACCGCTTTGGACATCATGTGCCCCGAGTGGTACATATCATGTTTGCTAATCTCTATCTACTGGTACCTCCTATGCTCAACCCCATCATCTACGGAGTTAGAACCAAGCAGATCAGGGACAGGGTTATTCAAGGATGTTGTGGAAAAGATCCCTGA